aagaccaagaagctgattattgacctcaagAGGAGGAACCCTGTTGAGCCAGTCTTCATCtgcggatcagaggtggaggaagTAAGTAACTTTATATTCTTTAGCGTTATCATTTCAAGAGGTTCGGTCTTGGGTCCAGCAAATAAGTGGCACTACAATTACTTTGTACCATTATAAATAAAGCAtggtagtgcctctactttcttagaatttTGCGAAAATTTGGCATGTTGTCTAAAACTttcataaacttctatagatgtgcgatggagagtattttgactggttgagtcacggcctggtatggatacATCaagtccttgaacagaaaagcctacaaaaagtagtggagacCACTCAGTATGTCATGGGTAAAGCcacccccaccactgagcacaccctCTTGGAACGCTGTtgcaggagagcagcatccatcgtcagaggTGCCCATCACACAGAccgtgctctcttttcactgctgccatcaggagggaggagaggagcCTCAGAAACCTCATCtctgggttcaggaacagatattaccctgaaccatcaggctcttgaaccatagaggggataacttcacacagcTTCAgtgccccaacactgaactgttcccactgctttttttttgttgtttctttgtatttaatgtgaatgcttgcaataaaatgaaataaaatgaaactcatggttgtatatgacgtcatatatgtactttgataataaaatactttgaaattttaacttttGAGATGGCCAGTGACTGGAGCTTGCAGGGCATGAAGGTTACTTAGCACTTAACATTGAACCTTATAGTTTGAACGTTGCCTTCAGGATCTGCATCTTCAGAAACTCCACACTGATTTGTAAATTCTGAAAAATGGTAGACCTGAAGCAAGTTCATGAAATAAAATAAGCTCCCTGCAAAGGCAGAATGCAggaaactgcaaatgctggaattcaGAGCAGCATGCAGAATGCTGGAGCATCCCAgtgcatcaggcagcatctatgaagggaattgCACATCGACTCCAAATCATTGACTCCTTTTCCATCCTTAGATGTTGCCAAACCCATGGAGTTctgctggcattttgtgtgctgctctcTATAACTGCTGTTTCATTctatattgttttttttccctttaaagGTAATCAGGAAACAAAATGTAGTAAAACTTTGATAACCTGCTGTCTGACTAAATCATAATGGTTTAGCATTTAGCTCATTGGTAGCTAGCTTCTGTAATGTATTTCACATAAAATGGTCCAGGTTCCTGTGCACCCTTATAAATAATAGATCCAAGATTTCCTGTTCCACTTCACAAACCAGTGCTCTTGTTCCTTACTCCCTTTATTTCACATGGTCTtggtttataaccatataacaattacagcacagaaacaggccatctcggcccttctagtcagtgccgaacacttactctcacctagtcccactggcccgcactcagcccataaccctccattcctttcctgtccatatacctatccaattttactttaaatgacaataccgaacctgcctctaccacttctactggaagctcattccacatagctaccactctctgagtaaagaaattcccactcgtgttacccttaaacttttgccccctaactctcaactcatgtcctcttgtttgaatctcatctactctcaatgtaaaaagcctattcatgtcaactccatctatccccctcataattttaaatacccctatcaagtcccccctcaaccttctacgctccaaagaataaagacctaacttgttcaacctttccctgtaacctaggtgcttaggtcttctctgtactctctctattttgttgacatctttcctataattcggtgaccagaactgtacacaatattccaaatttggccttaccaatgccttgtacaattttaacattacatcccaactcctatactcaatgctctgatttataaaggccagcataccaaaagctttcttcaccaccctatccacatgagattccaacttcagggaactatgcaccattattcctagatcactctgttctactgcattcttcaatgctctaccatttgccatgtatgtcctacttggatgattcttaccaaaatgtagcacctcacacttatcagcattaaactccatctgccatcgttcagcccactcttctaactggcctaaatctctctggcTTCCAGGcttcctttaaactcactgggaccttGGTTTCTGTATTCCCTTGAACTCACTTGGTTCAGTTTACTGTGCTCCTGAGAAATTAACAGAACTCTGCTTCCTGAGTTTTATTAAAACTTACAGAGGTCACTGGAGAATTTATTATTCTACTATGTGACATCTAAAAAAGAAATGAATTTAAAAATTGCATTAAAGTATTAAAAGGAATAACATTGAGAAGTTTTGAAAATCTGCTCCACCAAAGTACAAAGTTTGCAAGATTAATGGAGTTTTTCTGTTAGCAGTTAATCCTGGGAATGCATAATATGTTAGTTACTACCCAAGAAATATAAGATTCAAAGTGTTTTTAAAATTgaactgtcctgctgaagggttttggcccaaatcatcaactgtactcttttccatagattctgcctggcctgctgagttcctccagcattttgtgtgtgttgcttgtaaacATGCTCATATCCACTTTTGAATTTTTCTCAATGAGACCAAATGTTGCATTATTATATTTACCATCACAAATTTTCACCACTTTTCCCACAACAAAATTCTCTCATCTTTTTGAAATGTGCTGGTGGTTAGTTCAAAAGTGCATTATTGATGTGTTTTGTTTGGCTACTGTATAACCATTGTGGACTGCATGTTTCAATTAACATTTAAGTATCACTTTGAATGTGGCACTTAATGCCATCTTCTGTTTTCAACTCAGCTTTCTCAATATATACCATTAATATTACTCATATTTTGCTTTTCTTTCAGATGTTCTAAGTGGATTTCACTtaagagatctgtgagtgtttcatTGTGGGAAAATCATGCATTATGGCCAACTCTTCCTTCCTTAGCTGGATTTTTATCTTTAAAGCTGCCTGTAGTTTGTGTTTTTCTGCAGAGAATGGCAAAGTCCTAGACATTTCGTCTTTTGCACTGACAACCGTCCCAAGCAACTTACAAAACCAGACAGAAGTATTGGATTTATCACAAAACAGCATCACTGAAATTCATAACCAGGACTTTGCTTCTCTTCACTGGTTAAGAAATCTGAACTTGTCCAGCAATAGAATCAACAATGTAGCAAATGCTTCCTTCAGGTCTAATCAAAATCTAGAATGTTTAGACCTTTCCAAGAATGAACTTTCAAGTATTGAATGTCAATTTTTATATAATGTTACATCCCTCAAATACTTGGATATTTCTTATAATCGTTTTCATTGCCTGACCCTTGGGAAAGCATTTAGGTTGTTGAAAAATCTGGAATATTTAGGCCTAGGCAGTAGGGAAAAAATAAACTTACAGAAAAATGATCTGAAAGAAATATCAGGAAAACAGTTTCAAGAAGTTTCAATCGGATTAAAATATTTGTCTGAGTATGATCCCGGTACTTTACTGGTTTTGAGAACAACTAAACTCCACATTATTTTGCCATCTGCTGGCACATCAGATTTACTTAAAAAGCTCTTGCATGATGCCTTCATGTCTTCTGATACTTTGAAATTATCAAACATTGATTGCTTTCAAACATGTATCAATTATATTAATGGCTTTCAAACAGTAGGAAAATTGTCAAGGGTTAGTAGTTTGTCATTAGAAGATTTTACTATCTCTTGGCAAGATTTAATGAGCATAACAAAGCTTATTTGGGAGACACAGATTAAACATTTAAGTCTTTTGAGTGTAACATTAAATTACATTGAGGATCCTGAATTTCAGTATTCAGACAAAGTATTGGAAACATTAATTATTAGAAGATTAAGAATTGCTACATTATATTTCAATCAACAAATCATTTATGATTTCTTTGCCAAAATAAAAGTTAAAAGTCTAGCTATTTCCAACTCGAATATTATCTTCCTGACCTGTCCAGAGCAAGGAAACCTTTATCAGTTCATGGACTTTACAGATAATTCAATTACCAGTGATTTTTTCTTGCAAGGGTGTGATGCCCTGATTTTTTTGGAAACTCTTATTTTACAGCAGAACAAATTATTTCAATTTTACAAATTGAGTGCAATGACCCAAGATATGAAATCCCTTAAATATATGGATGTGAGTCAAAACCAACTTAATCTTCATGAGAAAGGAGAATGTCTTTGGACCAACAGTTTAAAGAAACTGAACCTGTCATCAAATAGTCTGACAGATTTGGTTTTTACATGCTTACCCAGTAACCTGGAAGTCCTTGACATGGAGAAAAACAATATTTATACTGTGCCCAAAGAAATAAATAATCTGGAGATGTTGAGAGAATTATACCTTGGCTCTAATAAGTTGGTTAGATTGCCTGAATGTGGCAACTTTAGAAATCTTGAGATGTTGTATGTTGAGGAAAACTTATATCAAGAACCTTCTACCAATTTCCTTCAAACTTGTCAAAGGCTGACCAGACTGAATGCAGCCTCTAATCCATATGCATGCACCTGTCATCTGAGAGACTTCAGCAGTATGAAGGAAAATACCCAAATAGAACTGGTGGGATGGCCAGAGTCATATCAGTGTACTTATCCAGTGAATCTTAGAGGAACTCTACTGAAGGATTTTCAAATATCAGAAATGATGTGCAACACAGCTCTTTTATTGGTGATTATACTGGGCAGTATGTTTGTTTTAGCAGTTGTAGTGGCACTGGCATGTCATTTTTTGGACTTGCCTTGGTATTTGAGAATGATTTGTCAATGGACCCGGATGAAGCGCAGAACGATGAAGACAGACAACCGCCAATTAAGTGAACATTTGATCTATCATGCTTTTGTGTCTTATAGTCATAATGATTCTGCGTGGGTGAAGGAACAGTTGTTGCCAAACTTGGAAGAACGAGAAAACCCATTCAGGATATGTCTTCATGAAAGACATTTTATTCCTGGCAAAGGAATTATTGAAAATATAATCAATTGTATAGAGAAGAGTTACAAATCAATATTTGTTTTGTCACCCAACTTTGTTCAGAGCGAGTGGTGTCATTATGAACTTTATTTTGCGCAGCACCAGGTATTAAGTGAACAGTCTGATAATTTGATATTGATTGTTTTGGAGCCAATTCCTCAATACATGATCCCATccaaatattataaactaaaatCACTTATGGCAAAGAAGACTTACTTAGAATGGCCTAAAGACAAAAGCAAACAGAGACTATTTTGGGCCAATTTGCAAGCAGCAATAGGAATAAAACTAGCTGTTTCAACAGAGGAGACATGGCTGTAAATTGTGATCAATTGAATTCTGAGCTGTGTCTTATTAACTTTCATTGCACTCTATTTTTAATTCACTTCATCTAATACTATTGTTTTGTAGAATTATATTGATAGAagataatccagagattactgatGCAATTACCCAAGAAAATCTCTTTCGGTGGAGTTTTGGCTGCAATCACATGTTGTCTTCAGACTGAAAAGTCAAATTGAAGGAAAATAGTAACATGCAAATCAAGGAAGGAAAGCAGGAACATTGGATAAAAGTTGGAATGGTGGGAGGGGAAAAGTGGGATGGGGTGGGCAGAAGGGTAGGAGATGAAGAAATGTATCCAGTAGGCACATTGAGGTTCTAAAATGATAGTTGGAAATGTCTCCATACAGCAAAATACAGCTAGAAAGGGACTTTGTGCATGAGGTACTACAGACTCTATACAGCAAGGCAAGTGCTTGAAATAGACATAGTGCATTCAGCACTACAGGCTCCATACATCAAAACAAAGGAGTTGGaaatgcctttttttaaaaaaaaaggacatgAAATATGCTGGCTAAGCCATGTACAATCATTCATGAGTTATCAAAAGATGTTAGTCTTCAGGGCAAGAGATAAGCTCCAGAAAACTTGAGGAGGTTATTAACCTATATTGACATGATTGAAGCTAGAAGTGAGAGAACCAATGTCTAAAACCAGGACATCCTGACATACATCAACCTTCTAGAAGTGGCAAGACCCTTAAGAATAATTACAGGAAAATGATAGATAAACATCTTCTATGCAGACAGGTGTGAATGTAGTTTGATTGTCTCAAAATTCTTCCATAGCTACAACTGATTTTACCTTTGAtttctctcttttttgttttgGGACTACTGTAGCCATTGTCCTTTTTATAAGAGGTGCTCTTTtatttttagacaatagacaatagacaataggtgcagaagtagaccattcggcccttcgagcctgcaccgccattttgagatcatggctgatcaactactatcaatacccggttcctgccttgtccccatatcccttgattcccctatccagaagatacctatctagctccttcttgaaagcatccagagaattggcctccactaccttccgagacagtgcattccagacccccacaactctctgggagaagaagtttttccttaactctgtcctaaatgacctaccccttattctcaaaccatgccctctgttactggactctcccagcatctggaacatatttcctgcctctatcttgtccaatcccttaataatcttatatgtttcaatcagatcccctctcaatctccttaattccagcgtgtatgagcccagtctctctaacctctctgcgtaagacagtccagacatcccaggaattaacctcatgaatctacgctgcacttcctctacagccaggatgtccttccttaaccctggagaccaaaactgtacacaatactccaggtgtggtctcaccagggccctgtacaaatgcaagaggatttccttgctcttgtactcaattccctttgtaataaaggccaacattccattagccttcttcactgcctgctgcacttgctcattcaccttcagtgactgatgaacaaggactccgagatctctttgtatttctcccttacctaactctacaccgttcagataataatctgccttcctgttcttactcccaaggtggataacctcacacttattcacattaaacgtcatctgccaagtatctgcccactcacccagcctatccaagtcaccctgaattctcctaacatcctcatcacatgtcacactgccacccagcttagtatcatcagcaaatttgctgatgttattttcaatgccttcatccaaatcgttgatgtaaattgtaaacagcagtgatcccaataccgagccctgtggcaccccactagtcaccacctgccattccgagaaacacccattcaccgctaccctttgctttctatctgccaaccagttttctatccatgtcaatgtcttccccccgatgccctgagctttgattttacccaccaatcttctatgtgggaccttatcaaatgccttctgaaaatcgaggtacactacatccactggatctcccttgtctaacttcctggttacaccCTCGAAaatctccaacagattagtcaagcatgatttacccttggtaaatccatgctggctcggcccaatcctatcactgctatctagatatgccactatttcatccttaataatggactctagcatcttccccaccaccaatgtcaggctgacaggtcgatagttctctgttttctccctccctcctttcttaaaatgtgggataacattagccattctccaaccctcaggaactgatcctgaatctaaggaacattggaaaatgattaccaatgcatccgcaatttccagggccacctcctttagtaccctaggatgcagaccatctggacctggggatttgtcagccttcagtcccatcagtcttctcatcaccgtttccttcctaatgtcaatctgtttcatatcctctgttaccctatgtccttggcccatccatacatctgggagattgcttgtgtcttccttagtgaaaacagatctaaagtactcattaaattcttctgccatttctctgtttcccataacaatttcacccaattcattcttcaagggcccaacattgttcttaactatcttctttctcttcacatacctaaaaaagcttttgctatcttcctttatattcctggctagcttgcgttcgtacctcattttttctccccgtattgtctttttagttaagttctgttgttccttaaaaacttcccaatcatctgtcctcccactcaccttagctctgtcatacttccttttttttaatactatgcaatctctgacttcctttgtcaaccactgtggcccctttcccctctttgaattcttccttctctgggaaatgaactgattttgcaccttgtgcattattcccaagaatacctgccattgctgttccactgtcttttctgctaggctatctgtccagtcaactttggccagctcctccttcatggctccatagtttcccctgttcaactgcaacactgacacctctgagctgcccttatccttctcaaattgcagataaaaagttatcatattatgatcactacctcctaatggctccctcactgcaagatcgcttatcaaatcctgttcattacataacactaaatccagaatagtcttgtccctggtcggctctcatacaagctgttccaagaatgcattccgtaggcactctacaaactccctatcctgtggtccagcaccaacctgattctcccagttcacctgcatgttgaaatcccccataactactgcgacattacctttgccacatgccaatgttaactccctattcaacttgcacccaatatccatgctactgtttggtggcctgtagacaacacccatttgggtccttttttccttactgttcctcaattctatccacacagactctacttctcctgaccctatgtccccccttgcaaaggactgaatctcattcctcaccaacagggccaccccaccccctctgcccacatttctgtccctacgatagcatgtatacccttgaacattcatttcccaggtctgatccccctgtagccatgtctccgttatcccaacaacatcatagttacccattcgcacctgggcttcaagctcatccgccttatttctgacacttcgtgcattcagatatagaatttttagcccatttctcctctctctgtttgaatcgctgcctattgtgcttaacccagctccccgaactccgatcgggctatacgcccctagaattttgttgtccttcctaaatttacttattctttcaacacatttaactccatgttccgtcagaccatccctctgtacatgtgtcctccttatcacttgttccgcctcacttttctctactacacacttaatattccgtgtagtccccacctgtcctttattcttcatctcgctatcctctctctcattctggatccccaccccctgcaaatttagtttaaacccccccaagaagcactagcaaacttccctgcaagaatgttagtaccgctccagttcaggtgtaaaccgtcccttcggaacagatcccaccttccctggaacaaagcccaattatctacaaacctgaagccctccctcctgcaccatcctctcagccatgtattaatctgtataatccttctgttccttgcctcactcgcacgtggcacaggtagcaatcctgagattgttaccctgggggtcctgctcttcagcttcgcacctaactccctgaactccctacgcaggaccccctcactcatcctacccatgtcattggtccctacatggaccacaacagctggattcttgccctccctctcgagaataacctgcacccgatctgagatgtctcggacctcggcaccagggaagcaacataccatccgagactcccgatcttccccacaaaatctcctatcctcccccctgactatagaatcccctatcaataccactctcttctcttccctcctccccttcctagtcgagggtccaacctcagtgccagagacaggaccactgcagcttgttcctggtaggtcatccccaccaacagtatccaaaacggtatacttatttttgatgggaacggccacaggggtgctcttctctctctgtctgctccccctgcctctcttgactgtcacccatttgcctacctcctgtcttttcggtgtgactgcctcgagataactcttatctatctctgcctctgcctcccgaatgatccgtagttcatccagctcctgctccaattccctaactcggtctgataggagctgcagctgttTTCTCATCTATCATCATACAAGTATTATTTTTGAGACTCTTTGATTTCAGTATTAGATTCATTTAAATTATTCAAGTATTTCTTTGCTGATGATCATTTGAAATTTGACAATGTGAGTTCATAACCTATTACAATCCATGATAGTGTGATTGAATGTCTTTCTTTCCCATCCTAACGAGGGCCTCAACCAAAAATGTCGACTATCAATTTCCCTCCAtgaacgctgcctgacctgctgagttcctccagcattttatgtgtgagtGTGATTCATAGAGCTATTGAGCAATACAGCATTAATACAGGTTCCTCAGCccaataaatccatgctgaccactatgctcacccatctgctcccaatttcctgcatttggcccatatccatcGAGGCTCACCCTTCTGTGTACGTGTTCAAGTGCTTCTTAAGTGGTAATATTATAAATGCCTTAACCAGTTCTTCTGGCAGCTAGTTCCATATCTGCAACACCCTCTGCATGGAAACAGTTGCCCCTCatgtccttttaaatctttctcctctctccctagacctatgccctctagttattGATACcaccaccctggggaaaagcctgataccatccaccttatctataaacctcataattttaaactttTCTGTACAAGTTGCTCCTCATTCTTcgacattccaaagaataaaaacctcaCCTGActacctttccctataactcaagccctcaagTCCAGACACATAACACTGTCATCGGAACTGTACACAGGACACCAAGTGCAGGCTGGCCAACGATCGTAGCTGACTCAAAGCTCTGGCCCTGAGGATATTCACTTAAATTTATGATTGTGTACAAAACTTTCAAAAAAAGAACTTCAAGATATGCATTTTAAGTTGGTGCCTTTGTTGTGGATTTATTTTGAATAAAGTTTACTGAAGCAACAGCAAAAAGAAAGAGTGCTtaatcaaaaacagaaaaaaaagctgCTTTATTCTTGAAGAACTACAAGTTACAGTTTATGGTGGGAAATAATCTAAAACATCTCGTTTTATGCATTTGCAACCCAAGTGTAATTTAACCATTACGAAAAAAGGCACACATGCTTGCTTTAAATCAATTCAGTCATATATGTGTCTCCATTTACTAAACCATTTTGGTGTTCATGTTCTGGATGGTAAACATAGATATGATGAGCTGAAacatacctgtctttgtattACATGATCCTATATGACAGTTCTTTTAATTTGGTGATTGAGACATGCTACTGAATGCTTTTAAACTACCAGCTCAAACGATGTTCAAATAAAATGTTTTGGAGTTATGACCGGCGCCTCTCAAAATTGTGACATGCTTTAAAAACCAATTGAACTTTTATGTAGAGAAGAGATGTTCTCTCTGATTAGGAATGTTACAGGCTCATATTACAGTTTATTAATGGCAGAATTGTGCTTGATTCTTGCAACTTAACCATGCTGTCCCCCTCCTTACCCATCTACATTTGTCACCCTGccacacctgcagattttctgcaACTCTGTGGACCCAGATGTCTTGGAAGTCAGGCTATGATGTCAATGTGAAGCAGACCACAAGTAACTAGTAGACCTGTTTGATCCTATCTCACAATCCCATGTATGGTTGTGCTGCTTGTGGTATGGGGACCTGTCGGGTCAGGTCATCATGTCCAGACCTACTGCAGAGACATCAATTAACTCTGAAAAGTAATTACACGTCTCTGATGATCAGAAAAATTGAAATATGTTTCAACATATTGAGATAGCCAAATAAAAAATGTTAAAGTACACTTTAAAACATTTTCAGTGATTCAAGTGATTTAGAAATTGAAGTGTAAATAAAATCAAG
The Hemitrygon akajei chromosome 13, sHemAka1.3, whole genome shotgun sequence genome window above contains:
- the tlr1 gene encoding toll-like receptor 1, encoding MANSSFLSWIFIFKAACSLCFSAENGKVLDISSFALTTVPSNLQNQTEVLDLSQNSITEIHNQDFASLHWLRNLNLSSNRINNVANASFRSNQNLECLDLSKNELSSIECQFLYNVTSLKYLDISYNRFHCLTLGKAFRLLKNLEYLGLGSREKINLQKNDLKEISGKQFQEVSIGLKYLSEYDPGTLLVLRTTKLHIILPSAGTSDLLKKLLHDAFMSSDTLKLSNIDCFQTCINYINGFQTVGKLSRVSSLSLEDFTISWQDLMSITKLIWETQIKHLSLLSVTLNYIEDPEFQYSDKVLETLIIRRLRIATLYFNQQIIYDFFAKIKVKSLAISNSNIIFLTCPEQGNLYQFMDFTDNSITSDFFLQGCDALIFLETLILQQNKLFQFYKLSAMTQDMKSLKYMDVSQNQLNLHEKGECLWTNSLKKLNLSSNSLTDLVFTCLPSNLEVLDMEKNNIYTVPKEINNLEMLRELYLGSNKLVRLPECGNFRNLEMLYVEENLYQEPSTNFLQTCQRLTRLNAASNPYACTCHLRDFSSMKENTQIELVGWPESYQCTYPVNLRGTLLKDFQISEMMCNTALLLVIILGSMFVLAVVVALACHFLDLPWYLRMICQWTRMKRRTMKTDNRQLSEHLIYHAFVSYSHNDSAWVKEQLLPNLEERENPFRICLHERHFIPGKGIIENIINCIEKSYKSIFVLSPNFVQSEWCHYELYFAQHQVLSEQSDNLILIVLEPIPQYMIPSKYYKLKSLMAKKTYLEWPKDKSKQRLFWANLQAAIGIKLAVSTEETWL